From the genome of Halorussus caseinilyticus, one region includes:
- a CDS encoding DUF6541 family protein, translating to MATDTRTSQRWEKGALIVGFVSLAAAILVAHGSPPEAYELSIYAGTPVAFWVGASVALLVGIFVGLRDGGVGRRLALVLSGLAMLAVASLPVLRSYYFFGAGDSLTHLAWAKDISAEKMSVLGFLYPGTHTVAVLLADATGMALHRSMLVMVTAFTAIFLLFVPLTTWTITRDRTATALAALSGLLFLPVNNISVYDMPHPTTQAILFLPLVLYLTARYLTRTDRDGRFVGTPTGALLALTSVAIVLVHPQQAANVLVVFGSILALQLLARFVGSFETRHRTLALQTIFLAGVFAVWAPRHERASGATSALVNMLANGFRVGSETTQRAGSVASVGGSIEVLFAKLFAVSLVFCALAGLLVLGGFLGRFDDRNVAAFSRYLGFALVPLGVLFAAFFVVSYEQLHFRQLGFVMVPVTILGAVALARGVDALSTRLSPRSARTAVGVAIVAMLALSTLSLYQSPYMYQSSSHVSEAQIQGYETAVGHGAGPLVGVRGNGERWTDAVLGYERSRERSLSAGSLYADETHPAVGENFTGGYVARHYGGQYLAFTDRARQQDLRVYDGFRFDRRGFRSLDSAPGLNRVQANGGFQMYRINGTS from the coding sequence ATGGCTACGGACACACGTACCTCCCAGCGATGGGAGAAAGGCGCACTCATCGTCGGTTTCGTCTCGCTCGCCGCGGCGATACTGGTCGCCCACGGGTCGCCGCCGGAGGCGTACGAACTCTCGATTTACGCCGGGACGCCGGTGGCGTTTTGGGTCGGAGCGAGCGTCGCGCTACTGGTCGGAATCTTCGTCGGTCTCCGCGACGGCGGCGTCGGGCGCAGACTCGCGCTCGTCCTCTCGGGGTTGGCGATGCTCGCGGTGGCTTCGCTCCCCGTCCTGCGGTCGTACTACTTCTTCGGTGCCGGGGACTCGCTGACTCACCTCGCGTGGGCGAAAGACATCTCGGCCGAGAAGATGTCGGTTCTGGGCTTTCTCTACCCCGGCACGCACACCGTCGCGGTCCTGCTGGCCGACGCGACGGGGATGGCGCTCCATCGCTCGATGCTGGTGATGGTGACGGCGTTCACCGCAATCTTCCTGCTTTTCGTCCCGCTGACGACGTGGACCATCACCCGCGACCGGACCGCGACGGCGCTGGCGGCGCTGTCGGGACTGCTCTTTCTCCCCGTCAACAACATCAGCGTCTACGACATGCCCCACCCGACGACGCAGGCCATCCTGTTCCTGCCGCTGGTCCTCTATCTGACCGCGCGATACCTCACGCGGACCGACCGGGACGGCCGGTTCGTCGGCACGCCGACGGGCGCGTTGCTGGCGCTGACCTCGGTCGCAATCGTGCTGGTCCACCCCCAACAGGCCGCGAACGTCCTCGTCGTCTTCGGGTCGATACTCGCGCTCCAACTGCTCGCCCGGTTCGTCGGGAGTTTCGAGACCCGACACCGGACGCTCGCGCTCCAGACGATATTCCTCGCCGGGGTGTTCGCGGTGTGGGCACCCCGCCACGAGCGAGCGTCGGGGGCCACCTCCGCGCTCGTCAACATGCTGGCCAACGGGTTCCGAGTCGGGTCCGAGACCACCCAGCGCGCCGGGTCGGTGGCGTCGGTCGGCGGGTCCATCGAAGTGCTGTTCGCAAAGCTCTTCGCCGTGAGTCTGGTGTTCTGCGCGCTCGCGGGTCTGCTGGTCCTCGGCGGGTTCCTCGGCCGGTTCGACGACCGGAACGTGGCGGCGTTCTCGCGCTATCTCGGGTTCGCGCTGGTCCCGCTCGGCGTCCTGTTCGCCGCGTTCTTCGTCGTGAGCTACGAGCAACTCCACTTTCGGCAACTGGGCTTCGTGATGGTTCCGGTGACGATACTCGGCGCGGTCGCGCTGGCCCGCGGCGTTGACGCCCTCTCGACCCGCTTGTCGCCGCGGAGCGCCCGAACCGCGGTCGGAGTCGCCATCGTCGCCATGCTCGCGCTGTCCACCCTCTCGCTCTACCAGTCGCCGTACATGTACCAGAGTTCGAGCCACGTCTCCGAGGCCCAGATACAGGGGTACGAGACGGCGGTCGGACACGGCGCGGGACCGCTGGTCGGTGTCCGCGGAAACGGCGAGCGGTGGACCGACGCGGTTCTGGGCTACGAACGGAGCCGCGAGCGCAGTCTGTCTGCCGGTAGCCTCTACGCCGACGAGACACACCCCGCGGTCGGCGAGAACTTCACCGGGGGCTACGTCGCCCGCCACTACGGGGGGCAGTACCTCGCGTTCACGGACCGCGCGCGCCAGCAGGACTTACGGGTGTACGACGGCTTCCGGTTCGACAGGCGGGGGTTCCGGTCGCTCGACTCCGCGCCCGGACTGAACCGCGTGCAGGCCAACGGCGGCTTCCAGATGTACCGAATCAACGGAACGAGCTAA
- a CDS encoding oligosaccharide flippase family protein produces the protein MDLKRVSRGLKATFGARLLHMVASGLLMVVLVRYLLSSKQYGLLGSALAVLGVAQLLGDLGIGKAAARYVTEYRETQPDQVPHVLRAAFAYRIAAVAVVAGGFLLFGGLVADLIGQPEIGPLLVLGAGYVAVHSLFTFSQVLFQGFNRVTYSSAIRAVGTVSRLGLAVLFVAVFGGAMGALTGYIVGYGVGAVLGLSLLYVVGYRDAERAETPEDGLARKVLRYSVPLTVTRGANVIDKRVDTILVGYFIGPVAVGYYYLAKQIVGFVQTPAASLGFTLSPTYGEHKADGDSERAARIYETTLKYTLLLYVPAAAGIVLVAEPTITLIFGSDMGPAAPVLQVFSGYVVLQAVAFVTSDALDYLGRARSRAYAKGATSIGNFLLNLVMIPQFGVVGAAAATVVTFGGYTAVNVAVIHSELSLSVRRLARHLAAVAGVTVAMSVAVYFVMTATSGALAVAAAIPLGIAVWAGLSVAGVCSTPTGSSRFSPDGARSPGGRTPTARQQVSRPNEPPTRAQTTRNLRQTGYNKGRWRPANVQAAGNLPPDKLCR, from the coding sequence ATGGACCTGAAACGCGTCTCGCGCGGACTGAAGGCGACGTTCGGCGCGCGCCTGCTCCACATGGTCGCCAGCGGCCTGCTGATGGTCGTCCTCGTGCGCTACCTGCTGTCGAGCAAGCAGTACGGTCTGCTCGGGTCGGCGCTGGCGGTTCTCGGAGTCGCCCAACTGCTCGGGGACCTCGGCATCGGGAAAGCGGCCGCGCGCTACGTCACGGAGTACCGCGAGACCCAACCCGACCAAGTTCCCCACGTCCTCCGGGCCGCGTTCGCCTACCGAATCGCGGCGGTCGCGGTGGTAGCTGGCGGATTCCTGCTGTTCGGCGGTCTCGTCGCCGACCTCATCGGTCAACCCGAAATCGGGCCACTGCTCGTCCTCGGCGCTGGCTACGTCGCGGTCCACTCGCTTTTCACGTTCTCCCAAGTCCTGTTTCAGGGGTTCAACCGGGTGACCTACAGCAGTGCCATCCGCGCGGTCGGCACCGTCTCGCGCCTCGGACTCGCGGTCCTCTTCGTCGCGGTCTTCGGCGGCGCGATGGGTGCGCTGACCGGCTACATCGTCGGCTACGGCGTCGGTGCCGTCCTCGGTCTCAGTCTGCTGTACGTCGTGGGCTACCGGGACGCCGAACGCGCCGAGACCCCCGAGGACGGACTGGCGCGCAAGGTCCTGCGGTACAGCGTCCCGCTGACCGTGACCCGCGGCGCGAACGTCATCGACAAGCGCGTGGACACCATCCTCGTGGGCTACTTCATCGGCCCGGTCGCGGTCGGCTACTACTACCTCGCCAAGCAAATCGTCGGGTTCGTCCAGACACCCGCGGCGTCGCTCGGGTTCACCCTCTCGCCGACCTACGGCGAACACAAGGCCGACGGCGACTCCGAGCGCGCGGCCCGAATCTACGAGACGACGTTGAAGTACACCCTCCTGCTCTACGTGCCCGCGGCGGCCGGAATCGTCCTCGTCGCCGAACCCACGATTACCCTGATTTTCGGCTCCGACATGGGTCCGGCCGCGCCCGTCTTGCAGGTGTTCTCGGGCTACGTCGTCCTGCAAGCCGTCGCCTTCGTGACCAGCGACGCCCTCGACTACCTCGGCCGGGCGCGTTCTCGGGCCTACGCCAAGGGAGCGACTTCGATAGGCAACTTCCTGCTCAACCTCGTCATGATTCCCCAGTTCGGCGTCGTCGGTGCCGCCGCCGCCACCGTCGTCACCTTCGGGGGCTACACCGCGGTCAACGTCGCGGTCATCCACTCGGAACTCTCGCTGTCGGTCCGGCGACTCGCACGCCACCTCGCGGCGGTGGCCGGTGTCACGGTCGCCATGTCGGTCGCGGTCTACTTCGTGATGACCGCGACCTCCGGCGCGCTCGCGGTCGCCGCCGCAATCCCGCTCGGGATTGCGGTGTGGGCCGGACTCTCGGTCGCCGGGGTCTGCTCGACCCCAACCGGGTCGTCTCGGTTCTCTCCTGACGGCGCAAGGTCGCCGGGCGGTCGGACACCGACCGCCCGACAGCAGGTTTCGCGGCCGAACGAACCGCCTACGCGCGCACAGACGACTCGTAATCTTCGGCAGACGGGGTATAACAAAGGTCGCTGGCGGCCTGCGAACGTTCAAGCGGCGGGGAATCTCCCGCCCGACAAACTATGTCGATGA
- a CDS encoding alkaline phosphatase family protein, producing the protein MSMKPTDPNKAVVLGLDGVPWYLLEDLVADGELPNFARLVEEGSAGRLESTTPPTTALAWPTIATGVWPDKHGVYSFQEVQSDYTNQMNTSNDLDRPELWDVLSPAVVGNVPMTYPADDIDGRMVTGMMTPGFGEGFTHPPELADEVLDRIPEYQVGLPWEQYHDDREAFLDDFETLVATQTKLLRMQMEVEDWRLFFFVLTTPDRLQHLVWDEEVLRDHYRELDDVLGEVLEYVEERGANLFVVSDHGFGPIDTYVHTNTFLEREGYLSRKTGSGRGALERLGLTKDRVENLLGTAGITVEDLYDHLPETVIESVASQVPGSHELFDVDFSETVAFTHGEGNLYVNDTERFEQGVVAPDQRPAVKAELRTALEGLQDPETGERVLRVFDGDEVFETDDQSPDLVVRGRTDEGYLNGNSLADSVFTESKMNATHRPEGVFLAWGPSVEPGSEPDEATVADVAPTLLHSVGEPVPADADGRVLSEVFAPDSAAARRGVEERAYVERGTDESHDADFDEVESRLKGLGYMD; encoded by the coding sequence ATGTCGATGAAACCAACAGACCCGAACAAGGCGGTCGTTCTCGGACTCGACGGGGTACCGTGGTATCTCCTCGAAGACTTGGTTGCGGACGGCGAACTGCCGAACTTCGCGCGCCTCGTCGAGGAGGGGTCGGCCGGGCGACTGGAGAGCACGACGCCGCCGACCACGGCGCTGGCGTGGCCGACCATCGCTACCGGGGTCTGGCCCGACAAGCACGGCGTCTACTCCTTCCAAGAAGTCCAGTCGGACTACACCAACCAGATGAACACCAGCAACGACCTCGACCGCCCGGAACTCTGGGACGTACTCTCGCCCGCAGTCGTCGGCAACGTCCCGATGACCTACCCCGCCGACGACATCGACGGCCGGATGGTCACGGGCATGATGACGCCCGGATTCGGCGAGGGGTTCACCCACCCGCCGGAGTTGGCCGACGAGGTGCTGGACCGGATTCCGGAGTATCAGGTGGGTCTCCCGTGGGAGCAGTACCACGACGACCGGGAGGCGTTCCTCGACGACTTCGAGACGCTGGTCGCCACCCAGACGAAACTTCTCCGGATGCAGATGGAAGTCGAGGACTGGCGACTGTTCTTCTTCGTCCTCACCACGCCCGACCGACTCCAGCATCTGGTGTGGGACGAGGAGGTGCTACGCGACCACTACCGGGAGTTAGACGACGTACTCGGCGAGGTGCTGGAGTACGTCGAGGAACGCGGTGCCAACCTCTTCGTGGTCTCGGACCACGGGTTCGGTCCCATCGACACCTACGTCCACACCAACACCTTCCTCGAACGCGAGGGCTACCTGAGTCGGAAAACCGGCTCTGGTCGCGGTGCGCTCGAACGACTCGGCCTGACGAAAGACCGGGTGGAGAACCTGCTCGGGACCGCGGGCATCACCGTCGAGGACCTCTACGACCACCTGCCCGAGACGGTCATCGAGTCGGTGGCCTCCCAAGTCCCCGGAAGCCACGAACTGTTCGACGTGGACTTCTCGGAGACGGTGGCGTTCACCCACGGCGAGGGGAACCTCTACGTCAACGACACCGAACGATTCGAGCAGGGTGTCGTCGCGCCCGACCAGCGACCCGCGGTCAAGGCCGAACTCCGGACCGCGCTCGAAGGACTTCAAGACCCCGAGACCGGCGAGCGCGTCCTGCGGGTGTTCGACGGCGACGAGGTGTTCGAGACCGACGACCAGTCGCCGGACCTCGTGGTCCGGGGTCGGACCGACGAGGGGTATCTGAACGGAAATTCGCTCGCGGACTCGGTGTTCACCGAGAGCAAAATGAACGCCACCCACCGGCCCGAAGGGGTGTTTCTCGCGTGGGGTCCGTCGGTCGAACCCGGAAGCGAACCCGACGAGGCGACGGTGGCCGACGTTGCGCCGACGCTCCTCCACAGCGTCGGCGAACCCGTCCCGGCCGACGCCGACGGCCGGGTCCTCTCGGAGGTGTTCGCGCCCGACTCGGCCGCCGCGAGGCGCGGCGTCGAGGAACGCGCCTACGTCGAACGCGGCACCGACGAGTCCCACGACGCCGACTTCGACGAGGTGGAGTCGCGCCTCAAGGGACTGGGCTACATGGACTGA
- a CDS encoding NAD-dependent epimerase/dehydratase family protein, protein MTHETDAHAEPTPAASDALLASDASADLSDRTVLITGGAGFVGSHLAEALVADNEVRVLDDLSGGVREHVPAGADLVEGDVCDSETVAEAMDGADLVFHEAALVSVEKSVESPPESNRINAAATVNLLEQARDEDARVVLASSAAVYGHPESVPVSEGDSKDPTSPYGIDKLALDHYARRYHDLYGLETVPLRYFNVYGPRQNPEYSAVVNVFFRQAADGGPVTVEGDGEQTRDFVHVRDVVRANLLAATTDRVGEPFNVGTGHSVTVRDLAETVVEVTDSDAEITHVDPRPGDIRHSEADISKARSELGYEPAVSLETGLRELAEEKGLR, encoded by the coding sequence ATGACTCACGAAACCGACGCTCACGCCGAACCCACGCCTGCCGCGTCGGACGCGCTACTCGCGTCCGACGCGAGCGCCGACCTGTCGGACCGGACCGTGCTGATAACCGGCGGCGCTGGCTTCGTCGGGAGTCACCTCGCGGAGGCGCTGGTCGCGGACAACGAGGTACGCGTGTTAGACGACCTCTCGGGCGGCGTGCGCGAACACGTCCCCGCGGGCGCGGACCTCGTGGAGGGCGACGTGTGCGACTCCGAGACGGTGGCCGAGGCGATGGACGGCGCGGACCTCGTGTTCCACGAGGCCGCACTGGTGTCCGTCGAGAAGTCGGTCGAAAGTCCGCCCGAGAGCAACCGAATCAACGCCGCGGCGACGGTGAACCTGCTCGAACAGGCCCGCGACGAGGACGCCCGCGTGGTGCTGGCGTCGTCGGCCGCCGTCTACGGCCACCCCGAGTCGGTGCCGGTCTCGGAGGGCGACTCGAAAGACCCCACTTCGCCGTACGGCATCGACAAATTGGCGCTCGACCACTACGCGCGGCGGTATCACGACCTCTACGGACTGGAGACGGTCCCCCTGCGATACTTCAACGTCTACGGCCCGCGCCAGAATCCGGAGTACAGCGCGGTGGTGAACGTCTTCTTCCGGCAGGCCGCCGACGGAGGTCCCGTCACCGTCGAGGGCGACGGCGAACAGACCCGCGACTTCGTTCACGTCCGGGACGTGGTGCGGGCGAACCTGCTCGCGGCGACCACCGACCGCGTGGGCGAACCGTTCAACGTCGGGACGGGCCACAGCGTCACGGTTCGGGACCTCGCCGAGACGGTAGTCGAGGTGACGGACTCCGACGCCGAAATCACCCACGTTGACCCGCGACCCGGCGACATCCGGCACAGCGAGGCCGACATCTCGAAGGCGCGGTCGGAACTCGGCTACGAACCGGCGGTGTCGCTGGAGACGGGACTCCGGGAGTTGGCCGAGGAGAAGGGACTCCGGTAG
- a CDS encoding S8 family peptidase — protein sequence MSDQSRRTFLKAAGSAVGSAALVSGTVSAGGSETPNTRFLVDLREVSRSEVPEDVEVVHDIAELDLLAARGDPEAVPGTASTTPDVTVYRDSTYEGGPVKERDAKARGGNGPAWDSGAPTATELQWDKREQRVGDLTENPGDGKTVQDTTKGEGSRVAVVDTGVYDGHPDLADVVNAELSENFTTDQYDFRPNGAGDHGTHVAGTIAGTNADGEGILGTAPETEIVAHRVFSGVPGEGASTGDTVAALAAAATKGCDAANFSVGYPPANPETDEWVSGVKMAYRRLAEYARSQDMLIVNSAGNAGIDMTPDDVISLPTEVEGIFGVSATGPIGYLWDDKQASREDKALVKLEDGTDSPAFYTNYGEGTDVSAAGGDADLEAAANDVPGWYYDLVFSTVVEQTENGPVAGYGWKAGTSMAAPQVTGAVALVRSLRPDASVEEVEAMIQETARDAPGGELYHGAGHLDLRRLVKRAR from the coding sequence ATGTCAGACCAAAGCAGGCGGACGTTCCTCAAAGCGGCGGGGAGCGCAGTCGGTAGCGCGGCACTGGTGAGCGGAACGGTCAGCGCAGGCGGAAGCGAGACCCCGAACACGCGGTTCCTCGTAGACCTGCGGGAAGTTTCCCGAAGCGAAGTGCCCGAGGACGTGGAAGTCGTCCACGACATCGCGGAACTCGACCTGCTGGCGGCCCGCGGCGACCCCGAGGCGGTCCCCGGCACGGCGTCCACGACGCCGGACGTGACGGTCTACCGGGACAGCACCTACGAGGGCGGTCCGGTGAAAGAACGCGACGCGAAAGCGCGCGGCGGCAACGGCCCCGCGTGGGACAGCGGCGCACCCACCGCGACGGAGCTCCAGTGGGACAAGCGCGAACAGCGCGTGGGCGACCTGACCGAGAACCCCGGCGACGGGAAGACGGTCCAAGACACGACGAAGGGCGAAGGCAGTCGGGTCGCCGTCGTGGACACGGGCGTCTACGACGGACACCCGGACCTCGCCGACGTGGTGAACGCCGAACTGTCGGAGAACTTCACGACCGACCAGTACGACTTCCGACCCAACGGCGCGGGCGACCACGGGACTCACGTCGCGGGCACCATCGCCGGGACGAACGCCGACGGCGAGGGCATCCTCGGCACCGCGCCCGAGACCGAAATCGTCGCCCACCGCGTCTTCTCTGGCGTCCCCGGCGAGGGCGCATCGACCGGCGACACGGTTGCGGCGCTTGCGGCGGCGGCGACCAAAGGCTGTGACGCCGCGAACTTCAGCGTGGGCTACCCGCCCGCCAACCCCGAGACCGACGAGTGGGTGTCCGGCGTCAAGATGGCCTACCGGCGACTCGCCGAGTACGCCCGCTCGCAGGACATGCTCATCGTCAACTCGGCGGGCAACGCGGGCATCGACATGACCCCCGACGACGTTATCAGCCTCCCGACGGAAGTCGAGGGCATCTTCGGCGTCTCGGCGACCGGACCCATCGGCTACCTCTGGGACGACAAGCAGGCGAGCCGCGAGGACAAGGCGCTCGTGAAACTCGAAGACGGCACCGACTCGCCAGCCTTCTACACCAACTACGGCGAGGGGACCGACGTGAGCGCGGCGGGCGGGGACGCCGACCTCGAAGCCGCGGCCAACGACGTGCCGGGTTGGTACTACGACCTCGTGTTCTCCACCGTCGTCGAACAGACCGAGAACGGACCCGTGGCTGGCTACGGGTGGAAGGCGGGCACCTCGATGGCGGCACCGCAGGTGACGGGCGCGGTTGCGCTCGTGCGCTCGCTCCGACCCGACGCCAGCGTCGAGGAAGTCGAGGCGATGATTCAGGAGACCGCTCGTGACGCCCCCGGCGGCGAACTCTACCACGGCGCGGGCCACCTCGACCTCCGCCGACTCGTCAAGCGCGCCCGATAA
- a CDS encoding CheF family chemotaxis protein, producing the protein MSKEGEHKITDTKGKFLQVVKNGRKLNDPEWTSGRVLLSNKRLVLAGNQGKRSIPLSEVKGLKGRYDVNQAVASVSDYLSVEFGKNVVLIGTSMDVEEFETDLYGALLNQKMILTKHPAVEGGVVQDTDWEKARIKITEGMVNVAIASGTFVGIELDDIGSVERATRTVKGEQRTVLEVEHTQGDTSVQTYVSGQTRRCALLETLFEKGERKNEGGVELDETEKEVLMALYSGVSSFEIPDFLGMDVEEVESIFERLIEVDVLEEVRKRREVSLKTRGRNIASESINEK; encoded by the coding sequence ATGAGCAAGGAAGGCGAGCACAAGATAACAGACACGAAGGGGAAGTTCCTACAGGTCGTGAAGAACGGCCGCAAACTCAACGACCCCGAATGGACTAGCGGCCGCGTTCTGCTGTCGAACAAGCGACTCGTGTTGGCGGGCAATCAGGGCAAGCGCTCGATTCCGCTCTCCGAGGTGAAGGGGCTGAAAGGCCGCTACGACGTGAATCAGGCGGTCGCATCGGTCTCGGACTACCTGAGCGTCGAGTTCGGCAAGAACGTCGTCCTCATCGGGACCAGCATGGACGTAGAGGAGTTCGAGACCGACCTCTACGGTGCCCTGCTGAACCAGAAGATGATTCTGACCAAGCACCCCGCCGTCGAGGGGGGCGTGGTGCAGGACACCGACTGGGAGAAGGCCCGCATCAAGATTACCGAGGGGATGGTCAACGTCGCCATCGCCAGCGGGACGTTCGTCGGCATCGAACTCGACGACATCGGGTCCGTAGAGCGCGCGACTCGGACGGTCAAGGGCGAACAGCGGACGGTCCTCGAAGTCGAACACACGCAGGGCGACACCAGCGTCCAGACGTACGTCTCGGGCCAGACCCGGCGGTGTGCGCTCCTCGAAACCCTCTTCGAGAAGGGCGAGCGCAAGAACGAGGGCGGCGTCGAACTCGACGAGACCGAGAAGGAGGTCCTGATGGCGCTCTACTCGGGCGTCTCGTCGTTCGAGATTCCGGACTTCCTCGGCATGGATGTCGAGGAAGTCGAGAGCATCTTCGAGCGCCTCATCGAGGTGGACGTGCTGGAGGAGGTTCGCAAACGCCGCGAGGTGAGTCTGAAGACCCGCGGCCGGAACATCGCAAGCGAGTCCATCAACGAGAAATAG
- a CDS encoding methyl-accepting chemotaxis protein — MTFDGGTHTGDVSVSAGGTVTQSQLSETYRDTDASDDLQQAQAVHLGQVIEDPADAAEDATDLGRRHVEAEVSAATFAGTYAAGVEQLVGETFERLEHRLGADNEAVAEELRRAEGELQSALSATLADMQTGLDAYDAPAETEDELATVETEDEPADSEDDELNVEDDELLDGIGVPVFMIDTQRDEVAAWNSALEELTGVSAEEALETTTVSEAFYPDGRRVKTLADKVAEAPKSADAEFDVDRADTTQTLYTDESTMVDRDGVERKIEFSAMPLYDDEDELIAVVETVRDRTEDIRRQEGVTSLVEELIGTLTAMEMGDLSARASFEDEHDVVDDSLVEVVDQVNDMADRFEQLTARVGEKADDLEGSVEQAAESASIIDERVDEQTRQLSEVATQMENFSASMEEVAASSDEVASAAEQAKASADSGLESSEGAREATKEVIEQSDELVETVTELESQMDEIEEVVEVIAEVADQTNLLALNANIEAARAGDAGSGFEVVADEVKELANETREHTEEIAERIEDVQAQANETATAVQEGNDQIKVAGDEIEDALVALEEIADAVEEAATGVTEVAQANDEQAANVEQVMATVEDVRDQTREVEDATDDIVKATRQQTDAIDELSARVDDMRTES; from the coding sequence GTGACGTTCGACGGTGGGACGCACACCGGGGACGTGTCCGTCTCGGCCGGGGGGACCGTCACGCAGTCACAACTGTCCGAAACGTATCGAGACACCGACGCGAGCGACGACCTCCAGCAGGCCCAAGCGGTCCACCTCGGACAGGTCATCGAGGACCCGGCGGACGCCGCCGAGGACGCGACCGACCTCGGGCGACGGCACGTCGAGGCGGAGGTGTCGGCCGCGACGTTCGCCGGGACCTACGCCGCGGGGGTCGAGCAACTGGTCGGCGAGACGTTCGAGCGACTCGAACACCGACTGGGCGCGGACAACGAGGCGGTCGCCGAGGAACTTCGGCGTGCGGAGGGGGAACTCCAGTCGGCGCTCTCGGCGACGTTGGCCGACATGCAGACCGGACTCGACGCCTACGACGCGCCCGCCGAGACGGAGGACGAACTGGCCACGGTCGAGACGGAGGACGAACCGGCCGACAGCGAGGACGACGAACTCAACGTCGAAGACGACGAACTGCTCGACGGCATCGGGGTTCCGGTGTTCATGATAGACACCCAGCGCGACGAGGTGGCGGCGTGGAACTCCGCGCTGGAGGAACTCACCGGCGTCTCCGCCGAGGAAGCCCTCGAAACCACCACCGTCAGCGAGGCGTTCTACCCCGACGGTCGGCGCGTGAAGACGCTCGCCGACAAGGTTGCGGAAGCCCCCAAGTCCGCAGACGCCGAGTTCGACGTGGACCGGGCCGACACCACTCAGACGCTCTACACCGACGAGAGTACCATGGTTGACCGCGACGGCGTGGAGCGCAAGATAGAGTTCTCGGCCATGCCGCTGTACGACGACGAGGACGAACTCATCGCCGTGGTCGAGACGGTCCGCGACCGGACCGAGGACATCCGGCGTCAGGAGGGCGTCACCTCGCTGGTCGAGGAACTCATCGGTACCCTGACCGCGATGGAGATGGGCGACCTCTCGGCCCGCGCGTCGTTCGAGGACGAACACGACGTTGTGGACGACTCGCTGGTCGAAGTCGTAGACCAAGTTAACGACATGGCCGACCGGTTCGAGCAACTGACCGCGCGCGTCGGCGAGAAGGCCGACGACCTCGAAGGGTCGGTCGAACAGGCCGCCGAGTCCGCCAGCATCATCGACGAGCGAGTGGACGAACAGACCAGACAGCTCTCGGAAGTCGCCACCCAGATGGAGAACTTCTCGGCGAGCATGGAGGAAGTCGCCGCGAGTTCCGACGAGGTTGCGTCGGCCGCCGAGCAAGCCAAGGCGTCGGCCGACAGTGGTCTCGAATCCAGCGAGGGCGCACGCGAGGCCACCAAAGAGGTCATCGAGCAGAGCGACGAACTCGTGGAGACGGTGACGGAACTCGAATCGCAGATGGACGAAATCGAGGAGGTCGTCGAAGTCATCGCCGAAGTCGCCGACCAGACCAACCTGCTCGCGCTCAACGCCAACATCGAGGCCGCACGCGCCGGAGACGCCGGAAGCGGGTTCGAAGTCGTCGCCGACGAGGTTAAGGAGCTAGCCAACGAGACGCGCGAACACACCGAAGAGATTGCCGAGCGCATCGAAGACGTGCAGGCGCAGGCCAACGAGACGGCGACTGCGGTCCAAGAGGGCAACGACCAAATCAAGGTCGCTGGCGACGAAATCGAGGACGCACTCGTCGCACTCGAAGAAATCGCCGACGCGGTAGAGGAAGCCGCGACCGGCGTGACCGAAGTCGCACAGGCGAACGACGAACAGGCCGCGAACGTCGAGCAAGTGATGGCGACGGTTGAGGACGTGCGCGACCAGACCCGCGAGGTTGAGGACGCGACCGACGACATCGTGAAGGCGACCCGCCAGCAGACCGACGCTATCGACGAGCTATCGGCGCGAGTCGACGACATGCGAACCGAATCCTGA